In Bacillus thuringiensis, the DNA window AAATTTTTAATTCAAAGAGGATTGGTATGAATTATGTCGAAAGTATAGTTTATCCAACATTCGATTTTATATTTCATAACAAAAATGTAAGATATTCTTTCGGAATATTGGCACTTTTTATTAGGGGGAGTTTCAATGAAAAAAACTGCATCTACACTATTAAGTATGGCGCTCGTCTTTTCAAGTTTTGGAGCTTTAAGCGCACATGCTGAATCGCTGCAAAAGGAGAAGCAATTTAGTCCACAACTAAAAACAACGATTGAACAGTGGGGAGAAAATAAAATTGCTCAACATGTTGAAACAAAAACAACAAAAGAAATATCTGTAATTGTAGAATTACAACATGCTCCTCTTGCTGCGCAAAGTAACATTCAGCATGCTCCAGATTTACAAAATAGTAATGCACAGTCTTATCATGCCCAGCTAAAAAAGGCACAAGAAGATACGACTAAGAAAATAAAAGAAAAAGCACCTGGTGCAAAAATTAAAGAAGTTTATAATACGTTATTTTCTGGTTTCTCAATTTCAGTTCCTGGAGATCAAATTACCGCTCTTGCTTCTTTACCTGAAGTAAAAGCAATCTATCCGAACTTAACATATAAATTGCATGAAACATCAAAAAGTACTACTAACGAAGAAGTACCAAATATCGGCGGACCGACAATTGGTGCACCTGAAGCATGGAATTTAAAAGACCCATCTGGCAAACCGCTTGATGGAAAAGGTATGAAAGTAGCGATTATCGACTCTGGTGTAGACTATACACACCCTGACTTAAAGGCAAATTATATAGGTGGATATGACACTGTCGATGAAGATAGCGATCCAATGGATGGTAACGTACATGGTACTCATGTAGCTGGAATTATTGCTGGTAACGGAAAAATTAAAGGCGTTGCTCCAAATGCTTCTATTCTAGCCTACCGTGTCATGAATGACGGTGGAACTGGTACAACAGAAGATATTATTCAAGGTATTGAACGAGCGATTCAAGATGGTGCTGATGTGCTAAATCTATCCCTTGGACAAGATTTAAATGTACCTGATCAACCTGTAACATTAACGTTAGAACGTGCAGCAAAACTTGGGGTTACTGCAGTCGTTTCCAATGGAAATGATGGGCCAAAACCTTGGTCTGTTGATGCACCTGGAAATGCGAGCAGCGTTATATCAGTTGGAGCATCTACTGTTTCTATCCCGTTTCCAACATTCCAAGTAGCTGGTTCCAGCAAAACATATCAAGGGTTACCGTTATCAAAATCAGATTTCCCAATAGGAAATGATTCTCCACTTGTATATGTTGGCTATGGTAATCCAAGCGATTATGCAAAACAAGATGTGAAAGGAAAATTTGCACTTGTTTTACAAGGTACTTCTAGTACGTTAGTAAAAGCTGAACAAGCGAAGCAAGCCGGTGCAATTGGTGTACTATTAATTTCTATAGAAAAAGAAATCAATATTATGCCTGAATACTTTGCACGTGAAAGCCTAGCCCTTCCAGTTATGCAATTATCAAATGTAAATGGTGAAGAGTTGAAAAGCTTAATTACAAAGCGCAAGAAAAATATAAAAATTGGACAACCCGTTCCGACTGAATTAATTGGCAACTTTAGTTCCAGAGGTCCGTCACAAGGAAGTTGGCTTATAAAACCAGATATCGTTGCACCTGGAGTACAAATTACTAGTACAGTACCACGAGGCGGCTATGAATCTCATAACGGAACCAGTATGGCTGCGCCTCAAGTAGCTGGAGCGGTTGCTCTATTACGCCAAATGCATCCTGATTGGACAACGGAACAATTAAAAGCATCCCTTGCCAATACAGCAAAAACTTTAAAAGATGTTAATGAAAATACGTATCCTGTTATGACACAAGGATCTGGCTTAATTAACATTCCAAAAGCTGTTCAAACAAATGTATTAGTACAGCCTAACAATGTCAGCTTCGGTCTTATAAAGCCAAATAGTGGCAAAGTAAAACTGACGCAAAATATTACGTTACAAAATCTTTCTAGTAAAAAGAAAAGCTTTTCAACTCGTGTAGAATTACTAGATGCAAACACAAAAACCAAAGTAAAAACTTCTGTTCCTTCATCGATTAGCGTACAGCCAAATAGTAATACAGAAAAGCCATTTACTATCACTGTCGATAGTTCACTACCACAAGGTGTGTATACTGGGAATGTATATGTAAAAGAGCAGGGAGCGAAAGAAGAAATTCGAATTCCATTTACATTTAGTATCGACCCTAAAGATTATAAACGTATTGATGGTCTCGAAATTGTGAATTCTACTTTTAGTCCAAACGGGGATAACATATTAGATGATAATCTCATCAACTACTATTTAGTTTCTCCTGTTGAAGATGTAACGTTACACGCTAACTTAGTTACAAAAGAACGTGTGACATACCAAGGAATAATTTATCAAGGAAAAAATGAAACAGCAGGTTATAAACCTTTCAAATGGAATGGTACAAAATTAGATGGATCACCACTAGCGGATGGTTTATACCAAATTGAAGCTGTTGCTTCTAATTCTGGCGGAGAAACGAAACAAACAGCGGCTGTATTTATTGACCGAACTGCACCGAAATTGACACATGAAGTTGATCAAGAAAATCTTGTAATTAGAGGGAAAGTTGACGATATTCTACTAGATTGGATGACAGAATCTGGTTGGGTAGCACCTGGAATTCCAGTGAGACTACAATATGAAATCAATGGAAATGGTGTATGGGAACAGGCATTCCTGAACCCTTGGGAGAAAAGCTATGACATTTATTTCGATCGTACTCAATTACAAGAAGGTAAAAATACAATTCATCTTGTAGCAACTGATGCAGCTGGAAATACATCTAATTTAAACATTGATCTAGAAGTAAAATAAAAAATTCTAGTTGACAATTTTTTTAATATAGTTTTATAATACAAAACATAGTTTAGTTGAACGAATTATATATCGGCTTTGAAGGAATACTAGTAGCGACTTATATCCCTGTCTCAGAGAACTGATGGTTGGTGCGAATCAGTACATATACAAGCGTGAATTACAATTCTGGAGCTTCTTTCCCGTAATGCTGTTTATGCATGAAGAGAAAGACGGATCTTTCCGTTATCGTAAAGTGAGTGGTAAACAATTACTTGTTTACAAATAGGGTGGTACCGCGATTTTTATCGTCCCTATCGGATTTTCCGATAGGGACTTTTTTGCGTCTGTCCTTTTACATAATTTCATATATACGCGTTGAAAGAATCGCAGTAGTATCTTATATCCCTGTTACAGAGAGCTAATGGTCGGTGGAAATTGGCACATATATAAGTACGAATTACAATTCTGGAGCTTCTTTTTCGTAGTGCTTTTACGCATGAAGGAAAAGACGGAGTTTTTCCGTTATCATTAATTGAGATGTAAGTATATTTTCACTTACAAATAGGGTGGTACCGCGATTCTTTCGCCCCTATCGGATTTTCCGATAGGGGCTTTTTCTATTTCTCAAAGAAACAAATGTTAAATAATTCCGAATCTTATGATAAAATTTTATAAGCGCTTACAAATTGAAAAGGGGTGGTACAAGCTATACGAAACCGATACTTAATTTTATTGAAAAAAAGGAGGATGTCTAAATGACAAAGAAAACAGAAATCCCATCACATTTAAAACCATTCGTATCCACACAACATTATGATCAATACACACCGGTGAATCACGCTGTGTGGCGTTACATTATGAGACAAAATCATAGCTTCTTAAAAGACGTTGCCCATCCAGCCTATGTGAATGGACTACAATCATCTGGTATTAATATAGATGCAATTCCAAAGGTAGAAGAAATGAATGAATGCTTAGCACCAAGCGGCTGGGGAGCTGTAACAATTGATGGCCTTATTCCTGGCGTCGCATTTTTCGATTTTCAGGGGCACGGATTACTACCAATTGCAACAGATATTCGTAAAGTAGAAAATATCGAGTATACACCAGCTCCAGATATTGTACACGAAGCGGCAGGACACGCACCGATTTTACTTGATTCTACATATGCAAAATATGTAAAACGTTTTGGACAAATTGGTGCAAAAGCTTTCTCAACAAAAGAAGAACATGATGCATTTGAAGCTGTTCGTACATTAACGATTGTCAAAGAAAGCCCTACTTCTACTCCTGCTGAAGTTAAAGCTGCTGAAAATAATGTAATTGAAAAACAAAACTTAGTTTCTGGTTTATCAGAAGCTGAACAAATTTCACGTCTTTTCTGGTGGACAGTGGAATATGGATTAATTGGAAATATTGACGATCCAAAAATCTACGGTGCTGGCCTTCTTTCCTCTGTCGGCGAAAGCAAACATTGCTTAACAGATGCTGTAGAAAAAGTTCCTTTTTCAATTGAAGCTTGCACAGGGACAACTTATGATGTGACAAAAATGCAACCACAGCTATTTGTTTGTCAATCATTTGAAGAGTTAACTGAGGCGCTTGAGACGTTCTCTGAAACGATGGCATTCAAAACAGGTGGCACAGAAGGATTAGAAAAAGCAATTCACTCCGAAAATCATGCCACAACTGAGTTAAGTAGCGGATTACAAATTACAGGTACATTTACAGAAACAATTAAAAATGATGCCGACGAAGTCATTTACATGCGAACAAGTTCGCCAACAGCATTAGCAATTCATAATAAGCAGTTGGCAAATCATTCTACCTCTGTACACAGTGATGGATTCGGGACACCGGTCGGATTACTAAATGGTAATATCGCACTAGAAGATTGTACAGAAGAAAAGTTACATTCATTAGGCATTACAATTGGAAGCGGTGCAGATTTTACTTTTGCAAGTGACATTCATGTAAAAGGAACAGTAACTGATATTGTAAAGAATGATAATAAAATTGCCCTTATCTCGTTTATAGATTGTACAGTTACTTATAAAGATCGTTTACTATTTGATGCTTCATGGGGCACATTTGATATGGCTGTTGGTTCAACAATTACTTCCGTATTCCCAGGTGCCGCAGATGCCGCAGCATTTTTCCCAATGGATGAGGAAGTACAAGAAATTCCTGATCCACTTGTACTAAATGAACTTGAACGTATGTATCAAACAGTTCGAGATATTCGAAATGAAGGTATTTTACACGACGTGCATATCGATCAATTAGTAGCAATTCAAGAAGTATTAAATACATTTTATGCGAAAGAATGGCTGCTTCGCCTTGAAATATTAGAATTACTTTTAGAGCATAACAAAGGACACGAAACATCAGCAGTACTATTACAACAACTTAATACTTTCACAACTGACGAAGCTGTAACACGCCTTATTAACAATGGTCTTACGTTACTTCCAGTAAAGGGTGTGAGAAATGATGCTACGATTAACTGAAGAAGAAGTTCAAGGAGAATTATTGAAGGTAGATAAATGGATGGTAAAAGATGAAAAATGGATTGAACGAAAATATATGTTTTCCGACTACTTAAAAGGAGTCGAATTTGTCTCTGAAGCCGCCAAACTATCAGAAGAACATAATCACCATCCATTTATCCTTATCCAGTATAAAGCAGTCATTATTACTTTGTCATCTTGGAATGCAAAAGGTTTAACGAAACTAGATTTTGAACTGGCAAAGCAGTTTGATGAACTATTTTTACAAAACGAAAAAGCAATTATAAGAAAGTAAAAAAAAGAGAAGCCTTTTTTAGGCTTCTCCTTTAATTTTGAAATGGATACAATGTCCAAATGGATCCTGGGCTTGTAATATTCCATCTTTGTACGTAGCAATTTTGCCAATATTTTTTAAGCTTTCACATACTTGCTCTTTTTGTTTTTCATCTGCTAGTACAATTGTGAAATATTTCAACCCAACGGAATTTGGCATTTGCGGTAGTATTCCTTCGCCTTGCCACGTATTTAAACCAATATGGTGATGATAGCCACCTGCCGATACGAACAACGCGCCATTACGAGCTGGGATTGTTACTTCAAAACCAAGACCATCCACATAGAAACGTTTCGCTTCTTCTAAATCAGCTACATGGAAATGAACATGCCCCATCACAGTACCAGCTGGAAATCCACTCCATGTGCTTCCTTGCTGCAATAATTCTTCACCAGCTAACGGGTTACTAACAAATGGTAGCTCTCCATTCTCATCACGCCAAACTTCTTTTTGGCGATCATGATAAATTTCAATCCCGTTTCCATCTGGATCAGCTAAATAAAGAGCTTCACTAAAGTAATGGTCAGCTCCGCCATGCAGTGGATATACCATTTCTACAAGATGACGAAGAACGTTCGCTAAATCCTGTCTGTTTGGTAATAAAATTGCATAATGATATAGCCCTGTTCTCCCTCTTTGCTTTGGTAAAGCTTCTTTCTTTTCTTCAATGATAAGGAGTGGTTCTTCATTTTCATTCCCAAATGTAACGACTGTTTCCTCTTCTTTTAGCACTTTCATGCTTAATACTTCTGTATAAAACTCTAGTGATTTCTTTATATTTGATACGTATAAATGAACAACACCAAGTGTTGTTTCGGGATGAAGTTGAAAGCTCATCTTGTTATACCCCCATTTAAATTAGTTCTTCTTTGACATTTTCTCTTTTAAGAAATTATCTACAAAACCATCAGCTTTCGCAACAAATAAGTACGCACCCATTGCTAACAATGCAAGTTCTAATTCGAAGCCAGGATTTTTTCCATCTCCTAATAAACCAGCTGACCATTTTACTTTCACAATTGCTCCAACCATAACAAGTGCAAATAATAATCCAATATATCTTACACCTAAACCTAGAATTAACAATAGACCCCCAACTAATTCCACTGTTGCTACACCGTATGCAAGTCCTCCTGGTAAACCAATACTTGTAAACCACCCTGCAATATTGTCAATTCCCGATTGGAATTTTGTTAAACCGTGCATAAAGAACGTTACCCCTAACACGATACGAATAATTAAGTTACCAATATGTTGATTCATTTCTTTCTCTCCTTTATAGTTTTCTTATACAAAACTTTTATTTACATTACAAAACATACACTACTTTTTTTTATTCGTCAATTCATTTTCACTGGGAAAAAATATATTTTTTTTGCTATGATACAAATAGTTGTTTACAAAAAAGGAGCTTGATTTTATGAATATTGGTTCTGCAATACGTGAAATTCGTCAACGTAGAGGCATAACAATCGCACAAATTTGTGAAGGAACAGGTCTTTCTAAAGGATTTATGAGTCAGGTTGAAAATAATAAAACTTCACCATCTATCTCAACTTTAGAAACGATCTCCAATTTTTTAAACGTTCCTCTTCCCTATTTATTATTAGAACAAAAAGATCGGTTGAAAGTTGTCAAAAAAGTAGAGCGTAAATACAGTGTATACGGAAAAGATGAGCAAAGAATTGAACATGTTGCAGAGCAAGGTGGCCTTCGCCTAAATCTCGTAGAAATTCCTGCTGGGTTTCCGAAGGAAAACTCACCAAATGCCCATGAAGGGGAAGAATGTCACCTTGTATTACGTGGAAAACTAGAAGTTCAACATGGAGAAGATATTGCAATTGTAGAAGAAGGGGATTCTTTCTCTTGGAATGCATGTGTTCCTCATATCGTTCGTAATATAGGAGAAGAAACGGCATTATTACTCATCTCTAGTCATGCAGAAAATCGAAAACGTGTTTATTAAATAAAAAAGAAGCCTCTAAATCAGGCTTCTTTTTTATCCCCTTATAACTCCATAGCTTGTCCCAACTAGTACAGTCTTTTCATGTTGATTGCGATAAACTGACTCGATTGAAACCTTTTTGTATCCTTCCATCTGTTCAATATTTGTTAAAGTTAATTCACAAGTAATCGTATCTCCTGTAAAAACTGGTCTAATAAACTCACTTACTAATTCTCTTGCTATGTAATGTAATTCTTCGCCTACTTTCGTTCCAATACTAGCAGTCAATAAACCATGAACCATTAAACGCCCATTTTCATCATATTCCATATGATGCCTACCTTTATCTCCTGTAATATTTGCAAATTCAAAAACCTCTTCCTCAGTAAATCTTCTTTCGTATTTAAATACATCCCCAACTTTTATACTCATTTTGATCCCCCTGTGAACAAACAGAATTTTCTTTCATTTTATCATAAAATGAGTCTCAATCCATTTTCTATTACAAAAAGAATTAGAAATACTTATAACTGTACTATTTCTTTGCTTTTCGCTCATTTACCGATGACCATCTCTTTTCGCAACTTGATATCCATAGTACGCACATGTTCCATTTCTTGATAACTCTCTCACCTCAAAACCACAACTTCTATAAAAATCAAAATTGTTCGCAGATGTATGCGCAAACCAGTCACCGTGTGGCAGCTTTTGTAAGCAAAGAGCAACAAGCTTCTTACCTAATCCCTTTCCTCTATATTCACACTTCACAACTAAATTTACTATGTTCGCGACCATGATTCCATCAGAAATAACTCTAACCATCGCAATCATCTCTTCTTCATCCCAAATTGTAAATGCCCATGTTGAATTTTCAAATGCTATCGTGAATTTTTCAATTTGCCAAGAAGGGATATTATCATTGCTCCAACCAGCATCTTCAAACAAAGCTTTAATTGCGTATGCTGGTACACCATTCGTTCCCTCGCGAATAATGAGTCCATTATGATACATGTACATGTAATCCCCCCTTTATTTTTATATACCATTCTTCAAAAGATGCAATTTACCCTTTTTCATCCAACGCGTTTAATGGAATAAACGAGAACATCCATCCCATGAAATGAAGTTGTTTTCTCATAACTAAGCCCTGTTTTTCTAGCAACAAAGATTGAGGCAGGGTGGTCTGGATTAATAAGAGAAATTAACTTATTCATTCGTAACGCTTGGAAGCCATAGTCTCGAAATGCTGCCGCTGCTTCTTTCGCATACCCTTTTCCCCAATACTGAGGTAATAACCAATACCCAATTTCAATTTCCTCTTTTCCATCTATCTGCTGCTTTACTAATCCTGCATGACCAATTCGTATTCCCGTTTCCTTTTCAATCAATACAAATAAACCAAGACCGTTTTTATAGCTAGGAATCACCCACTCCTCTAAACTTTTTTTACACTGCATATATGTTTTTAATGTTCCATTTCCAATATAGCGCATTACCTTCTCATTTCCCCATAGTGAAGCGTAGAACTGTAAATCATCCATTGTATATTTACGAATTTGCAAACGATCTGTATGAAACATTTCTGCACCCCTTCCCACGAATTTGTTATTTATTTCACGATCATGTTTTGTATGTATATGAATTGTTACTATTTATTATAAAGTGAAACTTTAATCAGTGGGGGGTTTTGTTCATCCCCACTGATTATTAGCCCTCACCAATCGGACATTTACGGACAGTGGACCTCCAGCCTAACTTCTTTGCTCTAGCTGAATTTTGAGGCGGGAGTCTTACTGCCCCTTAATGTGGGATAAATGAACCAGCAACAAAACACGGAATATTCAATCTTACTAAATATAAAAAAGGCAGTAGACAAATATTGTCTACTGCATCCATATCATAACTAGCATAAAGAAAACTACAATTGAGGGGGTGTAGGATTTTCAAATATACTAGATACTTATCCCGTTCTAACGGGCGGTAAACTTTTCACTTTCCAAGTATATGAAAGTGAAAAGTTTACCGCACATAAGAACCTTTGCGGTCATTAAGAGAGCACCGTTAAATACTCAAATACACGCTGTGCTTTTTCTCCACCCATTCGTGCATGTTGAAGAAGGGAAATACCATGTGGACCAGGTGCATGCAATGCTTCTGGTTGTGCTACTAAAATAGCTTGTACAACTTCTAATTCTCCAAGCATAGCGGCCGCAAAAATATCTATTCGAGCACCCTTTTCTAGTAAATAGAGAGCAACATCTTTACGACCTACATGTGCCGCTGCTCCTAACGCACTTTCCCAATCTGACCCGCCCCAATTGTAAGAGGCATGAAGTAAGCTTGGAGATTCAGCCAACAGCTCCTGTACTTTTTCTAGATCCCCGTGAGCTGCCATAACAAATTCTCTTACTAACTCAGTGGTAATACATTCTTCTGTTCGCATCTTGCTCCTCCTTTTTTAGAAATTCGTTTTGGTGTAAAAAATGGCTTGTCGCTACCTTGAAAAATATCTACCTCTATGCCGAATACACGTTGGAACATTTCATGACATAACACTGCTTCTGGTATACCGTCATACTGAAGCTTCCCTCGCTTTAATACGAGTAAACGGTCACTATATTGAGCCGCTTGGTTAATGTCATGTAAAACCATTATAATTGTCATTCCAAACTCCTCGTTTAACCGTTTCACAAGTTCCATTACTTCCAACTGATGAACGATATCTAAAAAGGTTGTTGGCTCATCCAATAATAAGACATTTGTACGTTGTGCTAGCGTCATTGCAATCCAGGCACGTTGTCTTTCTCC includes these proteins:
- a CDS encoding S8 family serine peptidase, coding for MKKTASTLLSMALVFSSFGALSAHAESLQKEKQFSPQLKTTIEQWGENKIAQHVETKTTKEISVIVELQHAPLAAQSNIQHAPDLQNSNAQSYHAQLKKAQEDTTKKIKEKAPGAKIKEVYNTLFSGFSISVPGDQITALASLPEVKAIYPNLTYKLHETSKSTTNEEVPNIGGPTIGAPEAWNLKDPSGKPLDGKGMKVAIIDSGVDYTHPDLKANYIGGYDTVDEDSDPMDGNVHGTHVAGIIAGNGKIKGVAPNASILAYRVMNDGGTGTTEDIIQGIERAIQDGADVLNLSLGQDLNVPDQPVTLTLERAAKLGVTAVVSNGNDGPKPWSVDAPGNASSVISVGASTVSIPFPTFQVAGSSKTYQGLPLSKSDFPIGNDSPLVYVGYGNPSDYAKQDVKGKFALVLQGTSSTLVKAEQAKQAGAIGVLLISIEKEINIMPEYFARESLALPVMQLSNVNGEELKSLITKRKKNIKIGQPVPTELIGNFSSRGPSQGSWLIKPDIVAPGVQITSTVPRGGYESHNGTSMAAPQVAGAVALLRQMHPDWTTEQLKASLANTAKTLKDVNENTYPVMTQGSGLINIPKAVQTNVLVQPNNVSFGLIKPNSGKVKLTQNITLQNLSSKKKSFSTRVELLDANTKTKVKTSVPSSISVQPNSNTEKPFTITVDSSLPQGVYTGNVYVKEQGAKEEIRIPFTFSIDPKDYKRIDGLEIVNSTFSPNGDNILDDNLINYYLVSPVEDVTLHANLVTKERVTYQGIIYQGKNETAGYKPFKWNGTKLDGSPLADGLYQIEAVASNSGGETKQTAAVFIDRTAPKLTHEVDQENLVIRGKVDDILLDWMTESGWVAPGIPVRLQYEINGNGVWEQAFLNPWEKSYDIYFDRTQLQEGKNTIHLVATDAAGNTSNLNIDLEVK
- a CDS encoding aromatic amino acid hydroxylase; translation: MTKKTEIPSHLKPFVSTQHYDQYTPVNHAVWRYIMRQNHSFLKDVAHPAYVNGLQSSGINIDAIPKVEEMNECLAPSGWGAVTIDGLIPGVAFFDFQGHGLLPIATDIRKVENIEYTPAPDIVHEAAGHAPILLDSTYAKYVKRFGQIGAKAFSTKEEHDAFEAVRTLTIVKESPTSTPAEVKAAENNVIEKQNLVSGLSEAEQISRLFWWTVEYGLIGNIDDPKIYGAGLLSSVGESKHCLTDAVEKVPFSIEACTGTTYDVTKMQPQLFVCQSFEELTEALETFSETMAFKTGGTEGLEKAIHSENHATTELSSGLQITGTFTETIKNDADEVIYMRTSSPTALAIHNKQLANHSTSVHSDGFGTPVGLLNGNIALEDCTEEKLHSLGITIGSGADFTFASDIHVKGTVTDIVKNDNKIALISFIDCTVTYKDRLLFDASWGTFDMAVGSTITSVFPGAADAAAFFPMDEEVQEIPDPLVLNELERMYQTVRDIRNEGILHDVHIDQLVAIQEVLNTFYAKEWLLRLEILELLLEHNKGHETSAVLLQQLNTFTTDEAVTRLINNGLTLLPVKGVRNDATIN
- a CDS encoding 4a-hydroxytetrahydrobiopterin dehydratase, yielding MMLRLTEEEVQGELLKVDKWMVKDEKWIERKYMFSDYLKGVEFVSEAAKLSEEHNHHPFILIQYKAVIITLSSWNAKGLTKLDFELAKQFDELFLQNEKAIIRK
- a CDS encoding VOC family protein produces the protein MSFQLHPETTLGVVHLYVSNIKKSLEFYTEVLSMKVLKEEETVVTFGNENEEPLLIIEEKKEALPKQRGRTGLYHYAILLPNRQDLANVLRHLVEMVYPLHGGADHYFSEALYLADPDGNGIEIYHDRQKEVWRDENGELPFVSNPLAGEELLQQGSTWSGFPAGTVMGHVHFHVADLEEAKRFYVDGLGFEVTIPARNGALFVSAGGYHHHIGLNTWQGEGILPQMPNSVGLKYFTIVLADEKQKEQVCESLKNIGKIATYKDGILQAQDPFGHCIHFKIKGEA
- a CDS encoding DoxX family protein — protein: MNQHIGNLIIRIVLGVTFFMHGLTKFQSGIDNIAGWFTSIGLPGGLAYGVATVELVGGLLLILGLGVRYIGLLFALVMVGAIVKVKWSAGLLGDGKNPGFELELALLAMGAYLFVAKADGFVDNFLKEKMSKKN
- a CDS encoding helix-turn-helix domain-containing protein, with protein sequence MNIGSAIREIRQRRGITIAQICEGTGLSKGFMSQVENNKTSPSISTLETISNFLNVPLPYLLLEQKDRLKVVKKVERKYSVYGKDEQRIEHVAEQGGLRLNLVEIPAGFPKENSPNAHEGEECHLVLRGKLEVQHGEDIAIVEEGDSFSWNACVPHIVRNIGEETALLLISSHAENRKRVY
- a CDS encoding MaoC/PaaZ C-terminal domain-containing protein → MSIKVGDVFKYERRFTEEEVFEFANITGDKGRHHMEYDENGRLMVHGLLTASIGTKVGEELHYIARELVSEFIRPVFTGDTITCELTLTNIEQMEGYKKVSIESVYRNQHEKTVLVGTSYGVIRG
- a CDS encoding GNAT family N-acetyltransferase → MYMYHNGLIIREGTNGVPAYAIKALFEDAGWSNDNIPSWQIEKFTIAFENSTWAFTIWDEEEMIAMVRVISDGIMVANIVNLVVKCEYRGKGLGKKLVALCLQKLPHGDWFAHTSANNFDFYRSCGFEVRELSRNGTCAYYGYQVAKRDGHR
- a CDS encoding GNAT family N-acetyltransferase, which produces MVTIHIHTKHDREINNKFVGRGAEMFHTDRLQIRKYTMDDLQFYASLWGNEKVMRYIGNGTLKTYMQCKKSLEEWVIPSYKNGLGLFVLIEKETGIRIGHAGLVKQQIDGKEEIEIGYWLLPQYWGKGYAKEAAAAFRDYGFQALRMNKLISLINPDHPASIFVARKTGLSYEKTTSFHGMDVLVYSIKRVG
- a CDS encoding ankyrin repeat domain-containing protein, with the protein product MRTEECITTELVREFVMAAHGDLEKVQELLAESPSLLHASYNWGGSDWESALGAAAHVGRKDVALYLLEKGARIDIFAAAMLGELEVVQAILVAQPEALHAPGPHGISLLQHARMGGEKAQRVFEYLTVLS